The genomic interval TGATTAAATACAATAAACGCCTTGCTTTTTTATTTCCTCTTTTATTAATCGTATCTCGACTCTTTGAAGTTCCTGATTGGTAACGTTTAATATCAATGCCTACAAATGCATTCAGTTGTTTATTTGTTTTGAATTCTCTAATATCTCCAAGTTCCCCAATAAGCAATGTAGCTGTGAGTTCTCCGATGCCAGGAATTGAAATAATATTTTCAAACTCAGTTGTATTTTTAGCTAAATCAATCATTTCCTGATCAAATGCTTTCATTTCTTCTATCCCAATAAGCAGTTTGTCGCATAAGTATTGGACTTTTTGTAGGAGGAAAGAAGACTTGCGCACATTCGGAAAACTATTATTCTTTATTTCAATTAATTTTTTGGCATACTTGTGCGCTTTTTTAATTGAAATGCCTTTATCAGTTGAATGAAGTACTTTTTCCACCAATTCATCATGAGTCAAAATACTTACATAATCAGGATGAGGAAATGCTTTAGCTATATTTAATGCGATTTTTGAATATCTGTTAGTAAATAACTTTTCTAACCCTGGAAATGTTTGATGTAGTGTTTCGACTAACTCAACTTTGAGACAATTTTGGTTGATCTCCATTTCTAAGTGAAAGCGCGCACGTTCTCTCAGTTCAAAGTAGATCTCTTCAGGATGACGTTGTACCTTTGAATCTTTCATTCTAAAGGCAAGAAGTGCGAGTTTATGTGCGTCTGACTTATCTGTTTTCCATGATCTTAACGAATTTGTTTTAAACTTGGCTTCTAGGGGGTTCATTTCTAAGTAATTTATTTTGTGAATTTCACAAAAGTGTTTCATACCTCTTGAATAAACACCTGTTGATTCAAAGAGGATAAACAGGGAATCAAGATGCTTGATATCATTTTTAAGATAACGATAGCCATTTTGATTATTTTGAATGACCAATTCTTTAACCAAAACTTCATCCTTATAATGTGCGACCACACTTTCTGACTTACTGATATCAATACCAAAACAGTTAATAAAAATCATACCTTTCTCTATTGAATTGAGAAGATTTTAACTTTACTTAGCCTTTTTCATTTCATTTTCCTATACACGGTTTCTAAAACCCAACATACTTCAATCGAATTTCAAAAGGAGAGTAAAGCTGATCAGTTTACATTACGGATTCAAAGATCCAAGGGACTGCGCGATCTACTTCTCTCTACAACTATAAAAAATAGCTGTGAAGAAATCTATCGTCATAAATTTCTTCACAGCTAATCTTAGTATGTTTAATGTTGAAGGGGTTTAAGGTGTGGAGGGTATGACTGTCCGAGAAAGCCGCTCACAATGCTTCTATGTCACTTTTAATCTTAACGTTATCTCGTCGAATTGAGGCATTGGAATTAATCGGCTCATTCGTCTCGTTACTAAGTTGTCATGGTTAAGTCAAGCGATTATACGCCAACTTCTTCCCATGCTGATTCTACTTGGCTCGCTACTTCGTCACCATATAAGTCTAGTGCTGAACGAACTAATGACGCTTTCGCATCTGCAAAGTTTGAAGTAGAAGTTAAGTAAGTTGTTAATGCTCTATAATAAATTTGTTCAGCTTGTTGTTGACCGATTTTATCAACAGTAAGGTAAGCTGCTCTATTCGGGATACCTGAGTTCGTATGTACACCACCATGGTCACTTGATGTGTTGACATAGTCTCTCATATGGCCGGGTTGGTTAAATTGTTCTGGATTTGACATGCTTCGTAATGCATCACCTGGGCGTCCTGGTGTATACACATCTTCACCGATTAAAGTATCGTCTGGATCCATAAAGTAAGCAAATGTGTCAGATATACTTTCGTTCAAAGCACCTGGTTGGCCACGATAAACAAGTCCAGCTGTTTGTTGCGTCACACCGTGTGTAATTTCGTGGGCAACGACGTCATCTGCACCAGATAAAGCTGTAAATGTAGTGCCATCGCCATCACCGTAAATCATTTTGTCACCAATCCAAGCGGCATTGTTACGGTTATCTTCACCTTGAAAGTTATTGACATGCACAATTGACATAATATCACTGTCTCTGTCGTCATAAGAATGGCGATCAAATTTCGATAAGTAGTAGTCATATACTTTTTTAGCGTAATAGTTTGCATCAACACCTGCACGTTGGTAATCATCTGTAAAGTTTGTGTCTCTGTCCGTGATTAAGTCTGCAGAACCCGTTGAAGGTTTATAAGTGTAAGCCGCCATCACTGCAGGACTTGTTACGTCTTCAAGGGAGTAGCCATCATTGATTGAATTGATGTTAATGCTTTTTGTGTCACCAAGTACACCACGACCAGTACCAGTTGCTGCTACATGTTCAACTAAGTCTGTTTTTTCTACAACTTCTCCTGTCTCAGCATCAATTTTAAGATCCCAGTGTGAAACATCTGGTTCCATTGTTACTAATTCAAGATGATAAACGTATTTGTTTTCTTCACCATCGATTTCGACATCATTGACTTTAACGACATCTTCATCTAAGTTTGATGCTTCAGATTGCTTTATATCAACAGCTTTGAAGGCAGTTGAAAGGGCATCTTCTTTAGAAATACTTACGCTGTTTGTTGGATCTACTTTCTCTGATTGAATTGCTCCGTTAATAAGGACGACTTTTCCTTCTTTGTCAACGTGAACTTTCACTTCTTGATCTTTCGCATGGATACCATCGACAACAGGTTGAAGTGTGTAGTGTGTATAACCAAGGTCGTCAGTGAGTGCATTGACTACATCGTAATCTTTATAATTGTCTTTCACATCACTTGGCAATTCTTTTAAGGCTTTGTTTGCATCTGCTTTCGATTTGACTGTGGTTTTAAAGTTTTTCTCTAGTGGCTTGTCCGACGACGATTCAGCATATACATTTGGAGATAAAGATAATACTGATAAACATAAAGTACCAAATAAAACCTTTTTTGACAATTTAAACATTTAAACAACTCCTTAACTTTTAGTATGTTTAAATTTTAATAAATTTATAAATTGTAAAGTATATTTTTGCCTAAGTGTTATCATTTTATTCCTAAGTGTAAAATAACTTCTTTTTAGGCACGATTTTCGACAGTTAGGGTATGTCTTTTCGTTAGAATTTGCAATTAAAAAGAGTGTCATTTAAATAATGATGCTATAAATAAAAAATTGTGTATGTAAAAGGTGTCGAAAAGAGAGGTTTTAAATCTAGGTTTAGACTTTGAATATAAGAGAATGATTAATAGGAAGTGTACGAAATTTTATATGACGTGTTCAAAATGAATGTTTTTTCGAGGGAATAGCGAGAATTTTAACAGTAAACTATTGAAAAGGAGTTTTAAGATGACTCAAGACAATCCGACAAACCGCTTTTACTAGGACATTGTTTAAAATGACATCTTAACTCTTTTTTGATTGAGATGTATAGCGATTTTTTAAGAA from Staphylococcus sp. MI 10-1553 carries:
- a CDS encoding M4 family metallopeptidase, with protein sequence MFKLSKKVLFGTLCLSVLSLSPNVYAESSSDKPLEKNFKTTVKSKADANKALKELPSDVKDNYKDYDVVNALTDDLGYTHYTLQPVVDGIHAKDQEVKVHVDKEGKVVLINGAIQSEKVDPTNSVSISKEDALSTAFKAVDIKQSEASNLDEDVVKVNDVEIDGEENKYVYHLELVTMEPDVSHWDLKIDAETGEVVEKTDLVEHVAATGTGRGVLGDTKSININSINDGYSLEDVTSPAVMAAYTYKPSTGSADLITDRDTNFTDDYQRAGVDANYYAKKVYDYYLSKFDRHSYDDRDSDIMSIVHVNNFQGEDNRNNAAWIGDKMIYGDGDGTTFTALSGADDVVAHEITHGVTQQTAGLVYRGQPGALNESISDTFAYFMDPDDTLIGEDVYTPGRPGDALRSMSNPEQFNQPGHMRDYVNTSSDHGGVHTNSGIPNRAAYLTVDKIGQQQAEQIYYRALTTYLTSTSNFADAKASLVRSALDLYGDEVASQVESAWEEVGV
- a CDS encoding IS110 family RNA-guided transposase; amino-acid sequence: MNCFGIDISKSESVVAHYKDEVLVKELVIQNNQNGYRYLKNDIKHLDSLFILFESTGVYSRGMKHFCEIHKINYLEMNPLEAKFKTNSLRSWKTDKSDAHKLALLAFRMKDSKVQRHPEEIYFELRERARFHLEMEINQNCLKVELVETLHQTFPGLEKLFTNRYSKIALNIAKAFPHPDYVSILTHDELVEKVLHSTDKGISIKKAHKYAKKLIEIKNNSFPNVRKSSFLLQKVQYLCDKLLIGIEEMKAFDQEMIDLAKNTTEFENIISIPGIGELTATLLIGELGDIREFKTNKQLNAFVGIDIKRYQSGTSKSRDTINKRGNKKARRLLYLITMNMLRGRNHYQSHIVDYYYKLREQPHGKPHKTAVIASINRLLKTIHYLIVNDKLYDYQKAPH